A single window of Ischnura elegans chromosome 8, ioIscEleg1.1, whole genome shotgun sequence DNA harbors:
- the LOC124164348 gene encoding uncharacterized protein LOC124164348, with translation MDTNQQMQEKESSSESNGLEQMDMELEKGKLDAKGISKDGPKQQAIIGNVGDAKKYKNKDTESIIQQHPSNMINNEMDAAQSRDENAGGSGEGNQESQSVELTNRLLVCEKMITNIQACNKKHEMLVAESLKSLEIKMNTVLLNQGKILAYIAPEDKMFEPANMPNILLDNEKDLSNFEEFLKTPSNFKSFVSYVRQMTIDQTDEKESAAHILRKMFTNKFARCINWDGGHGKITFSKTYINKAICISQLKNFPQGKLIKTKTKIQRWFNTSNQRQLEGRRSKAEHSEMGNEDCISPCVIDEGDKEQED, from the exons ATGGATACTAATCAACAGATGCAGGAGAAAGAAAGCTCTAGTGAGAGTAATGGTCTTGAGCAGATGGACATGGAGCTGGAAAAGGGAAAATTGGATGCCAAAGGGATTTCCAAAGATGGACCAAAACAACAGGCTATTATAGGAAACGTGGGTGATGCCAAGAAGTATAAGAATAAAGATACTGAAAGCATTATCCAACAACACCCAAGTAacatgataaataatgaaatggatgCAGCACAGTCAAGGGATGAGAATGCAGGAGGATCTGGAGAAGGCAACCAGGAGTCTCAAA GTGTTGAGTTAACAAACAGGCTCTTGGTATgtgaaaaaatgattacaaatattcAAGCTTGTAATAAGA AACATGAAATGTTAGTTGCAGAATCTCTGAAAAGCCTTGAGATTAAAATGAACACCGTACTACTAAACCAAGGAAAAATTCTAGCATATATTGCTCCAGAAGATAAAATGTTTGAGCCCGCAAATATGCCAAATATACTTTTGGATAATGAGAAGGACCTGAGCAACTTTGAGGAGTTCCTCAAAACTCCATCCAACTTCAAATCATTT GTTTCATATGTTAGGCAAATGACGATTGATCAAACTGATGAAAAGGAGTCAGCAGCCCATATACTAAGAAAAATGTTCACAAATAAATTCGCTCGTTGTATTAATTGGGATGGAGGACacggaaaaattacatttagcaAAACTTACATAAATAAGGCTATTTGCA TCTCCCAATTGAAGAATTTCCCTCAaggaaaattaatcaaaacaaagacaaaaattcaGCGGTGGTTTAACACCAGCAATCAGAGACAATTAGAAGGGAGAAGAAGCAAAGCAGAACATTCTGAAATGGGCAATGAGGATTGTATTTCTCCATGTGTAATTGATGAGGGAGACAAGGAGCAAGAAGATTAG
- the LOC124164350 gene encoding uncharacterized protein LOC124164350, whose translation MEENSAVFNVVPICWFEYEEGHEFVLWPNESTSVGEEIKRCVSPSDDWRQCPVIRKTPLIDDYNLAKEFEAVIIRVVEKGYKTKSIAIARNKRVVMKTSTKLPGESSSSDEAAEIIMSSCFNIPQRGNVAHEGKRAKTSLSENENAVAHL comes from the exons ATGGAGGAAAATTCTGCTGTTTTCAATGTTGTGCCAATATGTTGGTTTGAGTATGAAGAGGGCCATGAGTTTGTTTTGTGGCCAAACGAAAGCACATCTGTAGGGGAAGAGATAAAGAGATGTGTCTCACCTTCTGATGACTGGAGGCAGTGTCCCGTCATCAGGAAAACTCCATTGATTG ATGACTACAATTTAGCAAAAGAATTCGAGGCTGTCATTATCAGAGTGGTGGAAAAGGGCTACAAAACTAAATCCATAGCTATCGCCAGGAATAAGAGGGTGGTGATGAAAACCTCCACTAAGTTACCTGGGGAATCATCTTCCTCTGATGAGGCTGCAGAGATAATTATGTCATCATGTTTCAACATTCCTCAGAGAGGAAATGTGGCTCATGAAGGGAAGAGAGCAAAAACCTCTCtctctgaaaatgaaaatgcagtagctcacttatga